The following nucleotide sequence is from Posidoniimonas corsicana.
CCCACCCGCTACGGGCAACGCGCCCAGGCCGAGACCACCATCAGCATGCTCAAACGCCTCCTCGGGCCCCAGCTGCGAGCACGAAAAAAGCCCATGCAGCGACGCGAAGCCGCCCTCAAGACCCTCACTCTCAACCTCATGATCCTCTAAACATCTAGAAGCTTTCTACAGAGCTACTTTTGTCCACCTGCTGCGCGCGATAGGGACAAAAGTCTCCCCGGCCACAGCCACCGCGCACCACGCCGCGTACCCTCATTTCTAAGGCGTCAGGTGGCCGGTTTCTACTCGAAAGTGGCGAGATACACGGATGCCAAACAGGCTGCCGCAATCCGCAGCAACGGCCAACGAACATCGGCCGCGGGGCCTTAGCCCCCAGTTCCGCCCCGCCACGCAACGCCGCGTTGGATCACGCGTTCAGCCCAACAACCGGACGCAAACGCGTTCCGGCTGATGCGTTACGCAGTCGGCGAGAGTGGCAAACCCGCCGTACGGCCGCTACTTCGTCTCGTCGATCCGCCGGGTCAGCGCGAAGTAGATCACGTAGAACCACGACAGCAACCCTGCCACAATCGCCCACAGGATCGAGCGGTTCCGCTCCCACGAGCTGACGACCGCGATCGCCGACCCCAGGCTGATGCCGCCCTTGGTGACGGTTTCAGAAACCTGGTCGGCGAGGAGGAGGATGTCCATGGTGAAGCGCCTGCGTCTGCAAGAGTTGGTCATTGCTGACCGGGTGGGTCCGCGGGGGAGTATAATCGTCGCCAACGTTCCGTCGCAATCTTGCAACTCTCCGCCGCTATGCCCGCCCTTACTGACCTGGCCAAGCAGATCGCCACCGACGCCCACGCCGGGCAGTTCCGCCGCGATGGGGTCACGCCCTACATCGAGCACCCGCGGGCGGTGGCGTCGCGGGTCGGCGATGACCCGCGGCTGGTCGCGGCCGCGTGGCTGCACGACGTGCTGGAGGACACCGACCAGACCGCCGAGTCGCTGCTCGCCCAGGGCGTGCCCGCCGAGGTGGTCGACGCGGTCGAGCTGCTGACCAAGAGCCCGGCGGTCGCGTACGGGGACTACCTGGCGCGTGTGGCCGACAGCCCGATCGCCCGGCAGGTGAAGATCGCCGATATGCTCTCGAACCTGTCCGACGGCCCCACGCCGAAGCAGATCCGCAAGTACGCTGAAGGACTGCTGCGGTTAGTCCCCGCCGGCTGACCGGCGCCGTGGTGTGCCGCCGTTCGGTTTAGGCTATAACAGGCACGGCCACCGCCTGTAGCTCCTCCCCGGCGTCAACCGGAACGCGAACCATGGACCCTATTCTTGTCGGCATGCTGCGCACGGTGATCGGGTACAGCGTGTGCGGATCGGTTGTGGCGTTCGTGATCCGCTGGTGGAACCGCACGCAACCGGGCCCCCCACCCGACCAGGCGGCCGCCGTCGGCGCCCTGATCGGGGCCGGCCTGGGCGCGGTGGTAGCCGTGTTCGGGTCGATGCTCGACCGGGTCCCCTAAAGAATCGGCAACCACCTGTATCCATGCCCCGCCTGGGAGCGGGGAAGCGTCACGGGATACTGCCTACGCGGAGGCGATTGAATGCCGCGTCCGTTCTGTGGCGTTACCGGAAGCGACGCCGGCCGGCAACGCCCGCGACCAGCAGCAGTTCCACCAGGGTCGCCGCTCCGGGCTCGGGCACGACGGTAAGGTGGATCGGCGCGCCGTAGTGGATGAACGTAAGTGTGCTGTTGAACGCCGCAGGATCGCTGCCCATTAGGTTCGCCACCGGCAGCGGCGCCCCGGTCCATTGCGACGCAAGCAACCCGAGCACACCGCCTTCGGGATCCAACGCCCCATCGATCGTGAAGCGGGCCGCGCCTCCCCCTAACCACTCCGAGGAGACGCTTACTTCTTGCGATGGGAGTTCGTACCGGAACGAAGGCGGCTCGACCGTCGTAGCGACGTCGAAGACCCGCGGAACGACCTCCCCATCCAACGGCGACAAGATTGCGGGGGCGTCGCCCCACAGGGTTGGGTTGGTGAGGTTGGGCAGTGTGAATTGGTAGGTGTGATCCTCTACGGCGCTCCGTTCGAGAATCGTCCACGAGCCCGCCAACGCCGCCATCGCCGAGGGCCGCAGGTCGTCTAGCTTCGTGGCGACCAAGCCAAGACTCCCGACCTCTTCGTGCCGGAAGCCGTTGGGCATGGTGATCGAGAGCTCGACGTCATCGTCCCGGTCGACGGAGCCCAGCAGGGTGGGTGAGAGCGTGAACTGAAAACCGTACACCGCGCTCCCGTCAGACTGATCAAACCGACTCGCCCGCACGGCGAGGGAATAATCCGACTGCGCCAGCGCAACCCCCGCCCACGCAAGCACCCAAACACACGCCAAGAATCGAGCCATCATTGTTTCGCCCGCTGCTGCCGTAGATTGCGTCGCCCGTCTAACGCGGAGGGCGTCGCTTGCGGCTGGTCTATCGCCGCGTCGAGGGGGCATTATTGCGGCCGGCGCGCGACAACCGGTGAAGATCTGATGAAGACTGCACACCGGCTTGGTGAAACCCCAACCGCGCGGGCAGAGTGCATCCGGAGAGCAACTGCGCTAGCCGCGGAGCACGGCCTCGTCGCGCTGCCGCCGGCCTTCCTGCTCCAGCCAGCGGGTCACGCCGGCGCGGGTCGGCATCTTGAGCAACAGCGACACCCACAGCAGCGCGGCCATCGCCAACGTCCAGTTCGACCGCTCCTGCATGTGGGCCACCAGGTTCATGAGGACGCCCCCCTCGAGGATCGCCGCCGACACGATCAGCGCCGTCTGGTACACGCCGATCGGGTAGGCCGAGTTCTGCGCCTTGGCCTGCAGGAGCCGCCGTACCGGCCCGCTGAGGAAGATGGCGCCGAGCCCCATCACCAGGGCGATCTTGGTGAGCGGCCCCTCGGTCGGCTCGCCGCGCGCCGTCAGCAGCGCGACCAGGGCGAAGGTCAGCGGCCCCATGGCCAGCGCGCCGATGATGATCTGCATCGTCGTGACCTGCTGGTTGAAGTCGCCGGAGGTGGGCTGCTGCATCGGTTTCTGCGGGATCGGGGTGCTTGCGTTAGAATAGGGCCCCTGGTTCTACCACACCCGGCGGGGGTGGTCAGCGCTTGGAGAGCGTTTGCCGAACGCCTGTTGCGGGGCAGCGCCCCGCGAGCCACCCGCCGCCCACCACTCGCCGCCAGCCACCAACCGATCCCCCTGCATGCTCGACACGATCCAAGGCAACCTCTACGACCACCCAAAGTACTACGACCTTGTGTTCGGATCGGACTGGAAGGCCGAGATGGACTTCCTGGAGGACGTGTTCGAGCGGCACACCGACCTGGTCGTGGAGCGGCTGTTCGAGCCGGCCTGCGGCACCGGGCGGCTGCTGTACCGGTTCGCCCAGGCGGGGTACCAGGCGGCCGGCAACGACCTCAACCCCGCGGCGGTCGAGTACTGCAACGAGCGGCTGGCCAAGCACGGCCTGCCGGAGACCGCCGTCGTGGGCGACATGTGCGACTACCGCGTGGCCAAGAAGGTGGACGCGTCGTTCAACACGATCAACAGCTTCCGCCACCTGGCGACCGGGCAGCAGGCGCACGACCACCTGAGTTGTGTTGCGCGGTCGCTTAAGAAGGGGGGGTTGTACGTGCTGGGCCTGCACCTCACGCCGGCCCGGGGCCAGCCCGCCAGCAACGAGGAGAGCTGGGCCGCGCGGCGCGGAAACCTGAGCGTGCTGTCACGCATGTGGTCGATCAAGGTCAACCGAGCCGCCCGCAAAGAGACGGTCGGAATGACTTTTGACGTTTATACCCCGAGCCGCACGTTCCGACTGCAGAATCAGTTCGATTTCCGAACCTACACGGCCGAGCAGATGGACGATCTTATTGCCAGCGTCCCTTCGCTCCAGTGCGTCGCGACCTACGACTTTGCGTATGATGTCGATTGCCCCGTTCAAATAAACCGAAGCACCGAGGACGTGGTGTACGTGCTGCAGAAGCAGTGACGCCGCCCCCTCGGCCGGACCCGTGACGCCACCCACCACCCCCAGCATCACGCCCCCCAGCGCCTGCGGATGGCAGGAGCCCTGGGGCGTGTTCGCCAACTGGGCCGCCGCCCGGCTCGGCCTGGTGATGGAGTTCGACGGGCAGGCGTTCACGCTGCGGCCGGTCGCCGCCGACGCCGAAGACGAGCCGCCCCCCCAACGCAGCGGGCTGGGCTCAGCGTTCCTCTCACGCCGCCGCGCCAAGGACGACCCGCCGCCGGGCGAGAGCTTCGCCAACGCCGCGGAGCTTGCGCAGCAGCTGCTCGCCCGGCTGGCCGCGCTCGACCCGCCGCCCGACCTCGCGCCGGTCGACCAGCCCGAGCGCGTGCACGACCTCGCGCCCGCGCTGCTGGCCGCCTACCGGGTGCAGGACGGCGGCGTGCACATCGCCGGCTGCCACTTCGAGGACGTGCCGTTCGTGCGCGGCACCACGCTGGTCGAGGACGCCGCCGAGCCGACCTTCCGCCACACCCTGCACGACGCCGCCGGCGACGAGGTCGCCGCCCAACTGGCCGACGCGCTGCACCTCGCCCACACCCGCGACCTCGACTACCACCCCCACGCGCCGGCGCCCCGGCCCGCCGCCGACGACGCGCCGCCCACCACCGCGGTGGTGTGGGCCAAGCGGGTGGTGGGGCACCTCCAGTTCACCATCGGCGACGCCACCCTCAAGGCGCCGTTCGAGGGCTGGGCCAGCACGCTGGAGCCCCCGCTGGTGACCTGCCCCAAGACCGGCCGGCAGACCCGCAGCCTGGCGGCCGTCGAGCTGCCCGGACAGGGGAAGACGGCCATCGTCGCCGCCGAAGAGATCGCCCGCTGCGAAGAGAGCGACCGCCCGCTGCTGTCGCGTGACCTGGTCGACTGCGGCGCGACCGGCCGCCGCGTCGCGCCCGACCTGTGCGAGAAGTGCCCCGTGTCGGGCGAGTGGACGCTCAAGTCAGCGTTCACAACCTGCAACCGCTGCGGCCAGCGGGTCGGCCGCGGCTCTCAGCAGGGGGGCCGGTGCGAGGGCTGCCGCCGGATGCGCCGCGTCCGCGGCGGCGACCCCACGCTGCTGGCCATCCTGGCCGCACACCCCACGCTCGCGGCGCTCGGGCGGTGGCGGCTGGCCGAGACCAGCAAGGTGTACCTGCTGCAGGGCTCGCGGATGCTGGCGCGGTACCTGCTGGTGCTCGACCGTCAGGACCTGAGCGTGCTGCGGTCGTGCCGGCTGCAGCCGCTCGGCGGGACGACCGACCTGACGCCGGCCGAGAAGCTGTCGCTGCTCGCCTCTTAGCGCTACGCCTGCTTGCGTGGCTTCAGCTGGGTGAACAGCAGCAGGCTCAACACCGCGACCACCGCGCCGGCGATCACCAGCGTCGTGCGGACCAGGCGCATGTGCCGGACGTGGTCGATCGCCGCCTGCGTGCGCGGGTCGGTCACCGGCGCCAGCGGGCGGTTGAGCGAGTAGAACTCGACCCACTGCTTGTAGGCCTGCTTCGCGTTCATCTGATCGACCAGGCCTTCCATGCGCTGCGCGGTGGCGTTGGGGTCGAAGCCGCCGGGCATTGGCGGCTCGGTGGCCCACCACCAGCCGCCCAGGCCGGCCAGCACGGCGGCGATCAGCAGCCCGGCCGTCAGCACGCCGGCGCGGAACGACCACTCGCCCCCGCCGCGGGCCGACGGCGCGTCACCTGGTTGCACATCGAGCGGCAGATCACGCAACTGCCTGAGCGGCGGCACGTCGAGCTCAGCGCCGCACTCGCACACGACACGGTCGCCCGCCTGCGAGGGTTCGACGCGGATACTCTTGCCGCAGTCGCAGGGGAGCAGGTGCTTGGTTGCCATAACTTTGAGAACAGTCGCCGCTGGGGCCGCGTAGAGCAGGTAACAGGGAAGCACGCCGCCAAGCGGGAGAGCGGCTTCCCAGGCGAGCAGGAACGGACGGCGCCGCGTGCCCCGCCGAGGCTGCCTGCCAGCGTGATAGCTTATCTGCCGGGGCCTCCCTAGGGGGGCGGTCCTGGCGTGATTCGTCCACCGGTTTGCATTCGGGTGGCCGGCCGAGTCGGTCTATCGTACGGATTTTTCCGGTTTTGGCTATGGACCGGCGGCTTGGGCTGCTTAAAATTTAGTGCAGACCATTGACATCGCCCTAAAGACGGTATGCCCGGGCATGGCCTCCCCCCGCTTGGAGCCCACTGCAGCCGGCGACCAGGCTTTGTGCACAGGACGCGGTGATGAACGGTGGCTGCTTGCGTTCCAATAATCCGCCCCAGCGGGGGCAACTCCCTAGGCGAGTCAAGCTCGTCGACGGGCCGCTCAAGAATGAGCACTGCTGGGTCAGCGGTTGGTGATGCCCTGCAAGGTCACAACCAACAACAGACAGAGAAGAACGCGAGGGGTTGCGAGGCGGTGTCCGGCAGGACACGCCAGCGGCGTGACGGGATGGGTTTCGTCACGGCCGCCGCGCCGAGCAACCAAGATTAAGGGCGTGGCTGCCTGCGGGTCTTGGCCCGCGGCGCAGGCGTGTTGGGCAACTTCTATTTGGGTGGCATTCACGACAATGCACGAGTGAGACGACGCCGCGGGCGCGACGCCAGAGGGTCTGGGCAGCAGCCGGGATCGTTTGCCGAAGCGTCGGACTTTGCGCCAGCGTAATCTCCTCCCAAATAAGCTGCCCCACCCGGCTGGCGGTCACGGGGTGTTAGAATTATTTATCTCTACGCGACTTACAAAAGGGGTTGGCACTAAGGGGTTGGCAGACAACGGGTTGATGAGCACGCAGGCGGTCCTGGGATCGCCGACCTGCCACGACGGGACGGCCCACCGGCCCGCCGCGACTCAGCCCGCTTGCCCGGCTCGGGCCGCAGCTTCGCCGCTGCCGGCGCCCGCCGGGCTTGGCTCCGCTGCAGACGCACGGCTGCTTCCACATCCACGGCGAACGCGACGAACCGGCGGCCCTCCCTACCAGGGCGCCTCTCGCGAGCGTGTCTCGGAAGCATGGCGACAACACGGACGCTGCGGGCCACGCGTTGGCGCCGTCCAGCGGCCGGCCGCGTCGACGGACCGAGCACAAGCCTGCGGGGTTTGAGTCCCCACCCCCGACCGCCAAGCACTCCGGTCGCGAGAGCGAGCTAAACCTTCGATTGGTAGGAGTAAACTAAGTTGTACGAATCTATTCTGGACAACGACCTGGATGAGGATGGCGCCGTTGCAACCGAGGTCGCGACCGGGCTGGGCTCGGGGCTGAGCAAGTCCAGCGACGAGGACGACGACGACGGCATCAGCGCCGTGAGCTCGGACGACTCGTCCGACGACGACTCCGATGAGGAGGGCCTGCTCGACGGCGACGAGAACGAGTCCTGGTCCGACGACCCGGTGCGGATGTACCTCACGCAGATGGGCGAGATCCCGCTGCTGACCCGCAAGGAGGAGATCTCGCTCGCCCGCAAGATCGAGACCACCCGCACCGCGTTCCGCCGCAAGCTGCTGGCCTGCGACCACGTGATCCAGAACGCGGTGAAGATCCTGGGCCGCGTGCACCGCGGCGAACTGCCCTTCGACCGCACCGTGCAGGTCAGCGTGACCGACCGGCTGGAGAAGGAGCAGATCCTGGGCCGCATGCCGCACAACCTGCGGACCCTCGAGACGCTGCTCGCCCGCAACGCCGACGACTACCGCATCGCGACCAGCAAGTCGTACAAGCTGACCGAGCGTCGGGCCGCGTGGCGCCGGCTGGGCCAGCGCCGCTGCCGCGCCGTGCTGCTGGTCGAGGAGCTCGGCCTGCGGACGCAGCGCATCGAGCCGATGATCGAGCAGCTGGAGCAGTTCAGCCGCCGCGTCGACGAGCTGTGCGACCAGCTCTCGCAGATGAAGAAGGACCGCCGCCCCATGGAGGAGCGGAAGCCGGTCATCATCGAGACCCGCAACATCCTCCGCGCCCTGCAGGAGACCCCCACCAGCCTCCGCAACCGCGTGGCGGACCTCAAGCAGATCTACACCGAGTACCAGCGGGCCAAGCGCGGCCTGTCCGAGGGCAACCTCCGGCTGGTGGTGTCGATCGCCAAGAAGTACCGCAACCGCGGCCTGTCGTTCCTGGACCTGATCCAGGAGGGCAACGCCGGCCTGATGCGGGCGGTCGACAAGTTTGAGTACCGCCGCGGCTTCAAGTTCTGCACCTACGCCACGTGGTGGATCCGCCAGGCCATCACCCGCGCGGTGGCCGACCAGAGCCGCACCATCCGCATCCCGGTCCACATGGTCGAGACCATGAGCCGCGTGCGGAACGTCAGCCGCGCCCTGCTGCAGAAGCTGGGACGCGAGCCGACCATCGAAGAGACCGCCCGCGCCGCCGAGTGCACCATCGATGAGGCCCGCCGCGTGCTGGCCATGAGCCGCTACCCGATCAGCCTCGACCGCCCGGTCGGCAACAGCGAGGACAGCCACTTCGGCGACCTGCTGCCCGACTCCGGCGCCGAGAGCCCGTCGGTCGGCGCCGCCCAGGAGATGCTCCGCGGCCGGATCACCTCGGTCCTCAAGACCCTGTCCTACCGCGAGCGCGAGATCATCAAGCTCCGCTACGGCCTGGGCGACGGCTACAGCTACACGCTGGAAGAGGTGGGCCACATCTTCAAGGTGACCCGCGAGCGTATCCGCCAGATCGAGGCCAAGGCCGTCCGCAAGCTGCAGCAGCCCAGCCGCAGCGCCGAGCTGGTTGGCTTCCTCGACTAGAGTCCGCTGCGAATCCGATTACCCCAAGAGCCCCGCGTTCGGTTGAACGCGGGGCTTTTTTCGTCAGGTCCGCGCCGCGGTGTCTGAGGCAGCGAACGGAGTGGAACACTAGTCGACGCTGATAGCAGCGATCCGGGTTTCTGAGTCTTCCCAGCTTCCGAACGCGCCGACACGATCCGAGCTTTACCCCCGCCAGGCCCCGTGCTCGAATGCACCCGGGGCTTTCTTCGTTTGAGGGGCGCGCATGGGTTTGTTCAGCATGAGCTACCGGCGGTTCTCGCTCCGGGCGCTGCTCTGCCTGACGACCGTGGCGTGCGTCGGCCTGGGCTGGTGGACCTACCGCGCGCGGGAGCAGCGTTCCGCGGTGCGGACCCTCACGGAGCTTGGCGCCAACTGTGTGTACGACCGCCGCTCCGGCACGGCGCCCGGCTGGCTGCTGACCGCCCTTGGTCCCGACTACTTCTACGGGGTCGCGCTCGTCCAGCTCAACCTGAGCCCGATGCCTCCGCCCCCGCGTCCAAACCTAACGTCTGGCCTGCCGCTGCCAACGATGCCCCGGGGCGCCCCGCTGCAAGACCACGAGCTAGCGGCCGCCGTGCAAGCGGCGCGCAGCCTGGGATCGCTCCGCTCGGTGTGGCTCAGGTTGCCCGCCGCGTCCGCTGCGGCGCGGGCCGACACGCTCGCTCCGATCTTCGCCAAGATCGACACGCTGATGATCTGCCGCGAGCCGCCGGGCGATGAGCAGGGCTCGTCGCCCACGGGGCTGTTCGGCCTCCCGGAGCGCGACCCGGCCGCGCTCTCCCTCCCTCCACTGCTGCCCAACCTGGAGCTGCTGGTGCTAGAAGCCTGCGAGCTGAACCCCGCCGACCTGCGTCAAATCGCTTCCTGCGATCAGCTTGCCCAGCTCGACCTCTACCGCTGCGCGGTGCGGTGCAACAACCTGAACCGGCTCGCCGGCGCCATGAGCCTGCAGAACCTCCACCTGTTAAACATGGACTGGGTCGAACTGCCCTACAACTCGAATGGTGATCTGATGGGAAAGCAGTTTCTGAAACCGTCCGACCTCGCCGCTAGGGCCGGGCGAGAGCAGTTCTTCCCGGCCGATCGAAACCAGCGACTGCGAGAGCTCTTGCCTGGGGTGGCCACGCTACACCAGTACGTTGTGGACGATTACGTCATCCAGAGCATCCCACTGGCGCCGTCCCGATAGCGCGCGTGTCTTTGCATCATCAAACGCCGCGGCTACTTGATACGAACGGCGCGAGTTCAAGGCCGCTTGCTGCGGTTGACTGGGAACGGTCCGTTCTGCTACCTAGCCCCGCCGGCGCCGGATGTCGCGCCGACGCTGCTTACTCCCCGGGGCCGACGATGCGCGCTACAGGATTGATTGCACTAGCGGTCTGGCTGCTTGGCGCGGCCGGCTGCGCCCGGCTCGGACCGCTGTCTCCGCTGGCGCCGCTGGAACGCGCGGCGCTGTACCACCCGGCGGAGTACCCGATCGGCGACTGGTTCCCCGAGGACCTGGAGTACGAGGACGCCTGGTTCCGCGCCGCGGACAACGTGCGGCTGCACGGCTGGTACGCCCCGCACGACGAGCCGCGCGGCGTGGCGCTCTGCCTGCACGGCAACGCCGGCAACATCACGCACCGCGCCGCGATGCTGCGCACGCTGAACGGCCTGGGGCTGTCGACCCTCGTGTTCGACTACCGCGGCTACGGCCGCAGCCAGGGCAAGCCGAGCGAACACGGCATCCTACAGGACGCCCGCGCCGCGAGGGCGTGGCTGGCCGAGCGGGCCGGCGTCGTGGAGCGGGATGTCGTGCTCATCGGCGGCTCGCTTGGCGGCGGCGTGGCGGTCGACCTGGCCGCCCGGGACGGCGCCCGCGGGCTGGTGCTCAGCAGCACGTTCACCTCGCTGCCGGACGTCGGAGCGCACCACCTGCCGCTGCTGCCAACCGGCCTGCTGATGACCAACCGGCTCGACTCGCTGTCGCTTATCAAGCAGTACCACGGGCCGCTGCTGCAGTACCACGGCGAGGCGGACACGGTGGTTCCCTATGAGCTGGGGCGCGAGCTGTTCGACGCCGCGCCCGGCCCCAAGCGATTCGTGTCGCAGGAGGGAGCGGGCCACAACGACGACCTGAGCGCCGAGTTCTTCGCCTCGCTGGACGCATTCCTCGACTCGCTGCCGCCCGAAGAGCAGCCAACCGCGGGCTAGCAACCGCCCAGCAGCTGCCGGCGGAAGCCCGGCGGTTCCGAGGCCTACAAGTGTTGGCGCAGCGCCTCGGCAGGCAGCCCCAAGCGGCGAGCCGCGGCGTATCCGGCGCCGCCCGCGCATCCGGCGCCACCCGACACCGCGACGGCCAGACGCGGCGGCCGCGCCCGCGGGCCGCGCGGGCGGTGGGACGTACGTTTCCGGTGGACCCGCACTGGCCACCCGCCCGCCACGCCGCATGCCCCGTCGACTGTTTTTCCTGCTGACCGCCGTCGCGCTGCTCGACGCGTGCGGGCTCCGCCGCGCCGTCGCGGCCGACCTGCTGTTCGTCCGCACCAACTCCGGCGCGTACACCAGCGAGGAGCAGGCGCGGGTGACGCAGCTCGAGTCGTGGGGCTACACGGTCACGCCGATCTGGGACGGCGACTCGCAGGCCAACTTCGACGCGGCCGTCGCGGCGGCGGACGTGGCCTTCGCCGGCAGCACCGTGGACGATCACGAGCTCCTCTACAAGCTCCGCACGGCAGGGTGCGGCGTCGTAAGCGAGACGCACGGCCTGGACGAGGAGTTCGGCTACGTGAGCGCCGAAGGGTACAACGTTTCGGCCAGCACGATCGAGTCGGTGGACAACTCGCACACGGTTACCGCCGGCCTCGCGCCTGGAACGGTGACGATCGTTTCGTCCGCGCAGGAATTGTCCGCGAACAACGGCACGATCGCCACGGGGATGACGGTGCTGGCCAACCAGAACTACGGGCTGTCGCTCGGCGTCCTCGAGGCCGGCGGCGCGCTGGCCAACACCCACAACAGCAACAGCACCGCCAGCGGCCGCCGCGTGCGCATGCCCTGGGGCTACACGTTCAGCTGGTCGTCGCTCAACGCCGACGGCCTGCTGATCCTGCAGAACGCGCTGAGCTGGGCCTCCGCCGGCGACGACACCGACCTGCTGCTGCACTGGAAGCTCGACGAGACTTGCGGCGCGACGGCCACGGACTCCTCTCCCTACACCCGCGACGGAACCGTTTCGGGAACGACCGCCTGGACCGCCGCGCCGCGGAAGAACGGCCTGAGCACCGGCGCCGGCGGCAGGGTGGCCGTGACGGACGAGCTGGGCGAACCGGCAAGCTGGACCGTCGCCGGCTGGGCCGACACCACGGGCACGGAAGCCGACGGCGCCGCCGTGGTGAGCGTCGGCGACTGTGTGGCGCTGCTGTCCCACTACAGCGGCAGCGGCTCGCCGGCCGTGGCGTACTGGAACGGCTCGGCGTTGCAGTACGTGACCGCGTCGGGCGGCAGCCAGGTGGGCGCCGGCTGGCGGCACTACGCCGCCACCTTCGACAACGCCACCAAGTCGCTGCGGATCTACATCGACGGCGAGCTGGCCGGCAGCGGAACCACCAGCGGGTCGCCCGTCTACGACGTGGGGACCCGGACGGTCGCCGGCGACGTCGACACCACCTACTACGCGATGCAGCTGACCGGCGCCCTAGACGACATCCGGGTGTACAACCGGCCGCTGTCGGACGCCGAGGTGGCCGAGCTGTTCGGCTTCATGGGCCACTGGCGGCTGGACGAAGAGAGCGGCGCCACCGCCTACGACTCGTCACCGAGCGGCAACGACGGCGACTACCTCAACGCCCCCTATCTGGGCAGCCAGGGGGCGCGGACCAACAGCGTCACGCTGGCGGCCGACACCGGCCACGACCGGGTCCGCATCCCCCACGGCGCCATCGACGGGCAGACCGAGGCGACCGTGGCGTGGTGGATGCGGACCTCCAAGACCGGCGAGCAGGCGGTGCTCAGCGGCGCCAACGCGACGTTCTCCCAGGCGAACTCGTTCCTGCTGTTCTTCAGCAACCACAAGACCTTCACGCCCTACCTGGATGGGACCAACAAGTCACTCGGCATCAACTCGATCGCCGACGACCGCTGGCGGCATTTCGTGTTCACGCACGACCGCGCCAGCGGCGCCGCCGAGCTGTTCATCAACGGCCAGTCGGCCGGCACGCTCTCGTACCCCGCGCGGACGGGGACTTTCTCCGTCAGCGCCAACGGCCTGATCCTCGGCGAGGAGCAGG
It contains:
- a CDS encoding HD domain-containing protein, with protein sequence MPALTDLAKQIATDAHAGQFRRDGVTPYIEHPRAVASRVGDDPRLVAAAWLHDVLEDTDQTAESLLAQGVPAEVVDAVELLTKSPAVAYGDYLARVADSPIARQVKIADMLSNLSDGPTPKQIRKYAEGLLRLVPAG
- a CDS encoding class I SAM-dependent methyltransferase, coding for MLDTIQGNLYDHPKYYDLVFGSDWKAEMDFLEDVFERHTDLVVERLFEPACGTGRLLYRFAQAGYQAAGNDLNPAAVEYCNERLAKHGLPETAVVGDMCDYRVAKKVDASFNTINSFRHLATGQQAHDHLSCVARSLKKGGLYVLGLHLTPARGQPASNEESWAARRGNLSVLSRMWSIKVNRAARKETVGMTFDVYTPSRTFRLQNQFDFRTYTAEQMDDLIASVPSLQCVATYDFAYDVDCPVQINRSTEDVVYVLQKQ
- a CDS encoding sigma-70 family RNA polymerase sigma factor: MSSDDSSDDDSDEEGLLDGDENESWSDDPVRMYLTQMGEIPLLTRKEEISLARKIETTRTAFRRKLLACDHVIQNAVKILGRVHRGELPFDRTVQVSVTDRLEKEQILGRMPHNLRTLETLLARNADDYRIATSKSYKLTERRAAWRRLGQRRCRAVLLVEELGLRTQRIEPMIEQLEQFSRRVDELCDQLSQMKKDRRPMEERKPVIIETRNILRALQETPTSLRNRVADLKQIYTEYQRAKRGLSEGNLRLVVSIAKKYRNRGLSFLDLIQEGNAGLMRAVDKFEYRRGFKFCTYATWWIRQAITRAVADQSRTIRIPVHMVETMSRVRNVSRALLQKLGREPTIEETARAAECTIDEARRVLAMSRYPISLDRPVGNSEDSHFGDLLPDSGAESPSVGAAQEMLRGRITSVLKTLSYREREIIKLRYGLGDGYSYTLEEVGHIFKVTRERIRQIEAKAVRKLQQPSRSAELVGFLD
- a CDS encoding alpha/beta hydrolase, whose amino-acid sequence is MRATGLIALAVWLLGAAGCARLGPLSPLAPLERAALYHPAEYPIGDWFPEDLEYEDAWFRAADNVRLHGWYAPHDEPRGVALCLHGNAGNITHRAAMLRTLNGLGLSTLVFDYRGYGRSQGKPSEHGILQDARAARAWLAERAGVVERDVVLIGGSLGGGVAVDLAARDGARGLVLSSTFTSLPDVGAHHLPLLPTGLLMTNRLDSLSLIKQYHGPLLQYHGEADTVVPYELGRELFDAAPGPKRFVSQEGAGHNDDLSAEFFASLDAFLDSLPPEEQPTAG
- a CDS encoding LamG domain-containing protein, producing the protein MPRRLFFLLTAVALLDACGLRRAVAADLLFVRTNSGAYTSEEQARVTQLESWGYTVTPIWDGDSQANFDAAVAAADVAFAGSTVDDHELLYKLRTAGCGVVSETHGLDEEFGYVSAEGYNVSASTIESVDNSHTVTAGLAPGTVTIVSSAQELSANNGTIATGMTVLANQNYGLSLGVLEAGGALANTHNSNSTASGRRVRMPWGYTFSWSSLNADGLLILQNALSWASAGDDTDLLLHWKLDETCGATATDSSPYTRDGTVSGTTAWTAAPRKNGLSTGAGGRVAVTDELGEPASWTVAGWADTTGTEADGAAVVSVGDCVALLSHYSGSGSPAVAYWNGSALQYVTASGGSQVGAGWRHYAATFDNATKSLRIYIDGELAGSGTTSGSPVYDVGTRTVAGDVDTTYYAMQLTGALDDIRVYNRPLSDAEVAELFGFMGHWRLDEESGATAYDSSPSGNDGDYLNAPYLGSQGARTNSVTLAADTGHDRVRIPHGAIDGQTEATVAWWMRTSKTGEQAVLSGANATFSQANSFLLFFSNHKTFTPYLDGTNKSLGINSIADDRWRHFVFTHDRASGAAELFINGQSAGTLSYPARTGTFSVSANGLILGEEQDSVGGGFVESQALVGDLDDVRIYNRILSQEEIAALYGLIGHWRLDEASGTTAADSSGAGNDGTYNGGPALAAAGPYPGDGANSAELDGAGDYVDLPDLAVDFQDGCTLSCWARPTSNGVWERFVDLGNGAGGDNLLFGRRSTSNDLTVHLYGGSLGGSQIITATDGLTNDQWRHYVAVVDHQGQATLYRDGVELTTATIGVPSSEQRADNFIGRSNWGADANFQGRLHDVRLYNRPLSLSEIGELYGLVGQWKLDESSGSVAVDSSLMQQHGTYAGGVALGGAGPVSNLQAASFDGVDGHVQLPSYSTDFSRGVTLMAWGKPSAAPYWARFLELSNGEDVDNLVLARDETTSTLAATNHDGSLSAVERMYAADAITNSTWQHYAFTLDSTGLGTLYVNGESVATDVMGTPSDAVRATNYIARSSYGVDGYYQGQTYDARVYNRPATAEEIEAAYQSGRVQGLRIIRWVESR